One segment of Brassica napus cultivar Da-Ae chromosome C3, Da-Ae, whole genome shotgun sequence DNA contains the following:
- the LOC106433151 gene encoding very-long-chain enoyl-CoA reductase encodes MEMAMTFVYPPPPSILLNTMSVVGLAALAQIGWSEVRGNHLKYSKFASSSSSASPKPQKHRFGSFSSRIGMLLLYTPAFLAAAASFFLLPSDDLRFLLLKSALALHFLKRIFEVMFIHKYSGEMAVDSAFIITSSYFSSTVLMLYSQSFTLGLTEPDLDLKLLGIVMFVVGIVGNLYHHVLLAKLRNEEGGKKVYKIPKGGLFNTVICPHYLFEIIVFWSFFMVSQTIYSFSFAMGTTFYLIGRSYATRRWYLSKFDDFPKHIKALIPFVF; translated from the exons ATGGAAATGGCGATGACTTTTGTGTATCCACCACCTCCATCAATATTGCTCAACACTATGAGCGTCGTGGGTTTAGCCGCTCTTGCGCAGATCGGTTGGTCGGAAGTGAGAGGAAACCATCTCAAATACTCCAAATtcgcatcatcatcatcatcagcatcaccaaaaccgcaaaagcACAGGTTCGGCAGCTTCTCCAGCCGAATCGGAATGCTTTTGCTGTACACACCAGCCTTCCTAGCCGCCGCAGCTTCTTTCTTCCTCTTACCTTCCGATGACCTCAGGTTCCTTCTCCTCAAATCCGCACTTGCCCTCCATTTCCTCAAAAGAATCTTCGAG GTTATGTTCATCCATAAGTACAGCGGAGAGATGGCTGTAGACTCAGCTTTCATCATAACCAGCAGCTACTTCTCATCAACGGTCTTGATGCTATACAGCCAAAGCTTCACACTTGGACTAACCGAGCCAGATTTGGATCTGAAACTCCTCGGGATTGTCATGTTTGTGGTGGGAATCGTTGGGAATCTCTATCACCATGTTCTGCTAGCTAAGCTGAGGAACGAAGAAGGTGGGAAGAAAGTGTACAAGATACCAAAAGGAGGTCTGTTTAATACAGTCATATGCCCTCACTATCTCTTCGAGATCATTGTGTTTTGGAGCTTCTTTATGGTTTCTCAGACCATTTACTCGTTTTCTTTCGCCATGGGAACAACTTTCTATCTCATTGGTCGGAGCTATGCTACGAGAAGATGGTATCTTTCCAAGTTCGATGACTTCCCTAAGCATATCAAGGCTCTTATTCCTTTTGTATTCTAG
- the LOC111204331 gene encoding small polypeptide DEVIL 1-like, whose product MMSSERSKEKKRSICRRLGKYIKEQKGRIYIIRRCVVMLLCWHD is encoded by the coding sequence ATGATGAGCTCAGAGAGatcaaaggagaagaagagatcaaTATGTAGAAGATTGGGGAAGTATATTAAAGAACAGAAGGGAAGGATTTACATCATCAGAAGATGTGTGGTCATGCTCCTTTGCTGGCATGATTGA
- the LOC106433138 gene encoding hybrid signal transduction histidine kinase E-like isoform X2 produces MALRGDEPEFMNLREWDRRARLIRDKQTSRRFSASYVGSFREDHHKSSSTRTNFNSISSTASSPGYTLKEEIDPSTYSFTNALKALQAKAMFNNREWLTQEGFALNSKWNEAEKYICNPLSGEVPMECLSSRTLSSRSFRNLATTMSAPLHYPNPNPLTNIGQNKPNNDANVRVIHEDLYVPDPVLVREKKVMGLKRDVGIQSTSVELSSGSPSPAKTPPIMERSLKRHVEANDSPVDFNLKLEGQQEDLKLEEKKEEKQDKSKEEGEEEEKQEMSKEVEEENQEMSEDQEMKKNKKRGSGCFSWVRSRQRQARKSKYIFPICVPHLVKGC; encoded by the exons ATGGCTCTGCGTGGAGATGAGCCTGAGTTTATGAACCTAAGAGAATGGGATCGAAGAGCTCGATTAATCCGAGACAAACAGACTTCTAGAAGGTTTTCTGCTTCATACGTTGGAAGCTTCCGCGAAGATCATCACAAGTCTTCTTCTACTAGAACAAACTTTAACAGCATCTCTAGTACTGCCTCATCTCCTGGCTACACCCTCAAAG aAGAGATTGATCCATCAACATATTCCTTCACCAATGCACTCAAGG CGTTACAAGCAAAGGCAATGTTCAATAACAGAGAATGGTTAACACAAGAAGGGTTTGCGTTAAATTCAAAGTGGAACGAAGCAGAGAAATATATCTGCAATCCATTGTCTGGAGAAGTTCCAATGGAGTGTTTATCTTCTAGAACATTAAGTTCAAGATCTTTCAGAAACTTGGCCACCACTATGTCTGCTCCTCTTCACTACCCTAATCCCAATCCATTGACAAATATTGGTCAAAACAAACCCAATAATGATGCTAACGTTAGAGTCATTCACGAGGATCTTTATGTTCCTGATCCTGTTCTTGTTCGAG AAAAGAAAGTTATGGGACTGAAACGAGACGTGGGTATACAGAGTACGTCGGTGGAGCTTAGCTCCGGTAGCCCTAGTCCGGCAAAGACGCCCCCGATCATGGAACGGTCTCTGAAACGACACGTGGAAGCTAATGATTCACCAGTAGATTTCAATCTTAAATTGGAAGGTCAACAAGAG GATTTGAAGTTggaagagaaaaaagaagagaagcaagacaagagtaaagaagaaggagaagaagaagagaaacaagaGATGAGtaaagaagtagaagaagagaATCAAGAGATGAGTGAAGATCAAGAaatgaagaagaacaagaagagagGAAGTGGATGCTTCTCATGGGTGAGATCAAGACAAAGACAAGCAAGAAAATCAAAGTACATCTTCCCCATTTGTGTTCCTCATCTTGTCAAAGGTTGTTGA
- the LOC106433138 gene encoding hybrid signal transduction histidine kinase E-like isoform X1, with amino-acid sequence MALRGDEPEFMNLREWDRRARLIRDKQTSRRFSASYVGSFREDHHKSSSTRTNFNSISSTASSPGYTLKEEIDPSTYSFTNALKALQAKAMFNNREWLTQEGFALNSKWNEAEKYICNPLSGEVPMECLSSRTLSSRSFRNLATTMSAPLHYPNPNPLTNIGQNKPNNDANVRVIHEDLYVPDPVLVRAEKKVMGLKRDVGIQSTSVELSSGSPSPAKTPPIMERSLKRHVEANDSPVDFNLKLEGQQEDLKLEEKKEEKQDKSKEEGEEEEKQEMSKEVEEENQEMSEDQEMKKNKKRGSGCFSWVRSRQRQARKSKYIFPICVPHLVKGC; translated from the exons ATGGCTCTGCGTGGAGATGAGCCTGAGTTTATGAACCTAAGAGAATGGGATCGAAGAGCTCGATTAATCCGAGACAAACAGACTTCTAGAAGGTTTTCTGCTTCATACGTTGGAAGCTTCCGCGAAGATCATCACAAGTCTTCTTCTACTAGAACAAACTTTAACAGCATCTCTAGTACTGCCTCATCTCCTGGCTACACCCTCAAAG aAGAGATTGATCCATCAACATATTCCTTCACCAATGCACTCAAGG CGTTACAAGCAAAGGCAATGTTCAATAACAGAGAATGGTTAACACAAGAAGGGTTTGCGTTAAATTCAAAGTGGAACGAAGCAGAGAAATATATCTGCAATCCATTGTCTGGAGAAGTTCCAATGGAGTGTTTATCTTCTAGAACATTAAGTTCAAGATCTTTCAGAAACTTGGCCACCACTATGTCTGCTCCTCTTCACTACCCTAATCCCAATCCATTGACAAATATTGGTCAAAACAAACCCAATAATGATGCTAACGTTAGAGTCATTCACGAGGATCTTTATGTTCCTGATCCTGTTCTTGTTCGAG CAGAAAAGAAAGTTATGGGACTGAAACGAGACGTGGGTATACAGAGTACGTCGGTGGAGCTTAGCTCCGGTAGCCCTAGTCCGGCAAAGACGCCCCCGATCATGGAACGGTCTCTGAAACGACACGTGGAAGCTAATGATTCACCAGTAGATTTCAATCTTAAATTGGAAGGTCAACAAGAG GATTTGAAGTTggaagagaaaaaagaagagaagcaagacaagagtaaagaagaaggagaagaagaagagaaacaagaGATGAGtaaagaagtagaagaagagaATCAAGAGATGAGTGAAGATCAAGAaatgaagaagaacaagaagagagGAAGTGGATGCTTCTCATGGGTGAGATCAAGACAAAGACAAGCAAGAAAATCAAAGTACATCTTCCCCATTTGTGTTCCTCATCTTGTCAAAGGTTGTTGA